A portion of the Chryseobacterium tructae genome contains these proteins:
- a CDS encoding ATP-grasp domain-containing protein, with product MTKKVGILFGMEDTFPWAFIDKVNELGGGDIVAEPVTIDKLEQGADYGYAVIIDRISQDVPFYRAYLKNAALNGTYVINNPFWWSADEKFFNNALMSKLGIPLPKTVLLPSHERPTDTSETSFRNLKFPHDWEYIFNYVGFPAYMKPHDGGGWKSVYRVENPDDLWNKLGETEQLVMMVQEEIVFDDYYRVYCLGRKYVHIMPYEPRNPHHLRYATTHQTQGKELEKLLKTIHDYTIKMNEALGYDFNTVEFAVRDGIPYAIDFCNPAPDADRNSVGEENFAWIIEHAAKLAIEKAKEYVPGKPNITWGTFVKDSIK from the coding sequence ATGACAAAAAAAGTAGGAATTCTATTCGGTATGGAGGACACATTTCCCTGGGCATTTATAGACAAAGTCAATGAACTGGGTGGCGGAGATATTGTGGCCGAGCCTGTTACCATTGATAAACTTGAACAAGGTGCAGATTATGGTTATGCCGTCATCATCGACAGAATTTCGCAGGATGTTCCCTTTTACAGAGCATATCTGAAAAATGCCGCACTTAATGGCACTTATGTAATCAATAACCCGTTTTGGTGGAGTGCTGATGAAAAGTTTTTTAATAATGCACTGATGAGCAAATTAGGAATTCCGTTACCGAAAACTGTATTGCTTCCCTCTCATGAGAGACCAACCGATACTTCGGAAACTTCATTCAGAAACCTTAAATTTCCTCACGACTGGGAATATATTTTCAATTATGTAGGATTCCCGGCTTATATGAAACCTCACGATGGTGGTGGCTGGAAAAGCGTTTACAGAGTAGAAAACCCGGATGATCTTTGGAATAAGCTTGGAGAAACAGAACAACTGGTCATGATGGTTCAGGAGGAAATTGTCTTTGATGATTATTACAGGGTTTATTGCCTGGGCAGAAAATATGTACATATTATGCCTTATGAACCTAGAAATCCGCATCACCTGAGATATGCCACAACCCACCAGACACAAGGTAAAGAGCTTGAAAAATTATTGAAAACCATTCATGATTATACAATTAAAATGAATGAAGCTTTAGGATATGATTTCAATACCGTAGAATTTGCTGTAAGAGATGGTATTCCTTATGCGATCGACTTCTGCAATCCAGCTCCGGATGCAGACAGAAATTCTGTAGGAGAAGAGAATTTTGCATGGATTATAGAACATGCTGCAAAACTGGCTATTGAAAAAGCCAAGGAATATGTTCCGGGAAAACCTAATATCACTTGGGGAACTTTTGTGAAAGATTCCATAAAATAA
- a CDS encoding alpha/beta hydrolase-fold protein, which produces MPHIEHTDYYSNILGTSLKVEVTGNYGHPIIMFPTSQGQYTQNHDFHLNGSINWFVEQGKVKLYNIQTIDSWSFYDEKISPQQRIKNYERYVQFLILEFVPYIQKLHKTHRVAVAGASFGGYHAANFAFRFPDVVSHLFCLSGAFSVRNFMNGYSDDLVISTVQGSL; this is translated from the coding sequence ATGCCTCATATAGAACATACAGACTACTATTCCAATATACTGGGAACAAGCCTTAAAGTAGAAGTAACCGGAAATTATGGACACCCTATCATTATGTTCCCGACTTCTCAAGGACAATACACCCAGAACCATGATTTTCATCTTAACGGAAGCATCAATTGGTTCGTAGAACAGGGAAAAGTAAAGCTTTATAATATTCAGACCATTGATAGTTGGAGTTTTTATGATGAAAAAATATCTCCACAGCAGAGAATAAAAAACTATGAACGCTATGTCCAGTTTTTGATTTTGGAATTTGTGCCCTACATTCAAAAGCTTCATAAAACTCATCGAGTAGCAGTGGCAGGAGCCAGTTTTGGGGGCTATCACGCCGCTAATTTCGCTTTCAGATTTCCAGATGTGGTTTCTCATTTATTTTGTCTATCAGGAGCTTTCAGTGTAAGAAACTTCATGAATGGTTATTCTGATGACCTGGTTATTTCAACTGTCCAAGGGAGTTTGTAA
- a CDS encoding type 1 glutamine amidotransferase, with translation MKNIRIALLDMNNNHVNQGFRNIKEISETFQQNSEENVIIKTFDVRFKDEMPEIGDFDIFISSGGPGTPHREGFEWESRFAHFLDSVLEHNKYNEDKKYLFLICHSFQLASIHWKLGNICKRKSYSFGVMPVHKTREGRDEFLFKNLQDPFYAVDSRAYQFIEPDHDRFEELGMTVMAIEKFRPHINLERAVMAVRFSDEIFGTQFHPEASPQALIENLKDDKNREAMIENFGMEKYLETMDRIDDEDKIILTRNQILPRFLQFAKKNILKEAESLA, from the coding sequence ATGAAAAATATTCGAATTGCTCTGCTGGACATGAACAATAATCACGTCAATCAAGGCTTTAGAAACATTAAAGAAATTTCTGAAACGTTTCAGCAGAACTCTGAAGAAAATGTAATTATCAAGACATTTGATGTGAGGTTTAAAGATGAAATGCCGGAGATTGGAGACTTTGATATTTTTATTTCTTCAGGCGGACCAGGGACTCCACACCGTGAAGGTTTTGAGTGGGAAAGTAGGTTTGCTCATTTTTTAGATTCCGTTTTAGAACATAATAAATACAATGAAGATAAAAAGTATCTTTTCCTGATTTGTCATTCATTCCAACTGGCGAGTATTCACTGGAAATTAGGAAATATCTGTAAAAGAAAATCCTATTCTTTTGGAGTGATGCCCGTACACAAAACAAGAGAAGGCAGAGATGAATTTTTATTTAAAAATCTTCAGGATCCTTTTTATGCGGTAGATTCCAGAGCTTATCAATTCATTGAACCTGATCATGATCGTTTCGAAGAATTAGGAATGACGGTTATGGCCATTGAAAAATTCCGTCCACATATCAATCTGGAAAGAGCTGTAATGGCGGTTCGTTTTTCTGATGAGATCTTTGGAACTCAGTTTCATCCGGAAGCAAGCCCTCAGGCTTTAATTGAAAACCTTAAGGATGACAAAAACAGAGAAGCTATGATCGAAAACTTCGGAATGGAGAAATACCTTGAAACGATGGACAGAATAGATGATGAAGATAAAATCATCCTGACCAGAAACCAGATTCTTCCGAGATTTCTTCAGTTCGCAAAAAAAAACATTTTGAAGGAAGCTGAGTCTTTGGCTTAA
- a CDS encoding ATP-grasp domain-containing protein — protein sequence MEEKIIVCISCYYKGYDFMDEMKKLGNKIILVTSENLKEKNWPWHAIDEVFYMPEIKPSVWNLEHLIQGFSHLMKTRKVDAVVALDDYDVEKAALIRETFRIPGMGQTTHRYFRDKLAMRQKAKDSGINVPEFTAVFNDDTVNEFVDKVPAPWVLKPRSEASASGIKKIMTKEQLHEALDILGEERHLFLLESFKPGDVYHVDSLTFNKEIVFTSASKYLAPPMQVSHEGGVFRSKTLGRYSDEFKALEEINSRVLSNFGLLNGATHTEFIRGKEDGKWYFLETSSRVGGAHIPDLVEASSGVNIWREWAKIEDALLRNQNYSVSPPTGYYSGLIVALIKDKEPDYSKFECEEVVKFLPIDYHVGIVYKSSEASVIEERLDSAAEKINAEMLNILPPKSSKLMS from the coding sequence ATGGAGGAGAAAATTATAGTATGTATTTCGTGCTATTACAAGGGCTATGATTTCATGGATGAAATGAAGAAGCTCGGTAATAAAATCATCTTAGTAACATCAGAAAATCTTAAAGAAAAAAACTGGCCCTGGCATGCCATTGATGAGGTATTTTATATGCCTGAAATTAAACCGTCTGTCTGGAACCTTGAGCATCTGATTCAGGGATTTTCACACCTGATGAAAACCAGAAAAGTGGATGCTGTTGTAGCTCTTGATGACTATGACGTGGAAAAAGCTGCCCTGATCCGGGAAACTTTTCGTATTCCGGGAATGGGCCAAACTACCCATCGCTATTTCAGAGATAAACTCGCCATGCGTCAAAAAGCAAAAGATTCAGGGATTAATGTTCCGGAATTCACAGCTGTTTTCAATGATGATACGGTGAATGAGTTTGTGGATAAAGTTCCTGCACCTTGGGTACTTAAACCCCGATCGGAAGCTTCTGCATCAGGAATCAAAAAGATCATGACTAAAGAACAGCTTCACGAAGCGTTGGATATCCTTGGAGAAGAGCGCCATCTTTTCTTGCTGGAAAGCTTTAAACCCGGAGATGTATATCATGTAGACAGCCTTACATTCAATAAAGAAATTGTATTTACTTCTGCATCAAAATATCTTGCTCCTCCTATGCAGGTTTCTCATGAGGGTGGTGTTTTCAGATCTAAAACATTAGGAAGATACTCTGATGAATTCAAAGCATTGGAAGAAATTAATTCCAGAGTACTTTCCAATTTCGGACTTCTCAACGGAGCTACCCATACAGAATTTATTCGTGGAAAAGAAGATGGAAAATGGTACTTCCTGGAAACCTCTTCAAGAGTAGGTGGTGCACATATTCCTGATTTGGTAGAGGCTTCAAGTGGTGTCAATATCTGGCGGGAATGGGCTAAAATCGAAGATGCTCTTTTAAGAAACCAAAACTATAGTGTCTCTCCTCCTACAGGCTATTACTCCGGACTTATTGTCGCTCTTATTAAAGATAAAGAACCCGATTACAGCAAATTTGAATGTGAAGAAGTTGTAAAATTTCTCCCCATAGACTATCATGTTGGGATTGTTTACAAATCCAGTGAAGCGTCTGTGATAGAGGAAAGATTGGACAGTGCTGCAGAAAAAATCAATGCAGAAATGCTCAATATTCTCCCTCCAAAAAGCAGTAAATTAATGTCTTAA
- a CDS encoding leucyl aminopeptidase family protein, protein MKLINKKNNNYTQVFHLFTEEEWAKTNKNFNKNISTFFTGKKYEIFINAHEEGITYFIGLGKSTFQNFEIQQIGVKFSQSQKEKLQAVSTLLLADFLSEKQFEEFVKGLLIGTYNYPFEKNHPFWNAKFELHFENLSQKRLDHISQKAEALSNGQIACQDWLNKPANLKKPDIFSSYLKNMAKKYELKYTVFNRKKCEELGLGAYLAVNQGSAYDAAFTILEYKTTVKNAKTFGLVGKCVLFDTGGISIKGSANLHYMKSDMGGATAVLGALIYAAEMKLPVNITAILPITDNAVSEKALLPSDVITAYNGKTIEVIDTDAEGRLILADGLSYLAKNYKTDFLIDLATLTGSSVRMFGDTCGAMFSNNEELKNLLIKTGDQTNQRLWNLPLWDIWKDDIQSDVADLKNISMKPVGDCIIAAKFLEQFTENHPKWAHLDIAGVAFGNVGYAKEKAATGFGVQLLSDLIENYH, encoded by the coding sequence ATGAAACTAATCAACAAAAAAAATAACAATTACACTCAGGTTTTCCATTTATTCACAGAGGAAGAATGGGCAAAGACCAACAAGAATTTCAATAAAAATATTTCAACATTCTTCACGGGAAAAAAGTATGAGATTTTCATCAATGCCCATGAGGAAGGAATCACTTACTTTATCGGACTGGGAAAATCTACTTTTCAAAACTTCGAAATCCAGCAGATTGGAGTAAAATTTTCACAATCCCAGAAAGAAAAACTACAAGCTGTTTCAACTTTACTATTGGCCGATTTCCTTAGTGAAAAACAGTTTGAAGAATTTGTAAAGGGACTCCTCATCGGAACTTATAATTATCCTTTTGAAAAAAATCACCCGTTCTGGAATGCAAAATTCGAACTGCATTTTGAGAATTTAAGCCAGAAAAGACTGGATCACATTAGCCAAAAAGCTGAAGCCTTAAGCAATGGACAAATTGCCTGTCAGGATTGGCTAAACAAACCTGCTAATCTCAAAAAACCGGATATTTTTAGCTCATATCTTAAAAATATGGCCAAAAAATATGAATTAAAGTATACCGTTTTCAATCGAAAGAAATGTGAAGAGCTTGGACTGGGGGCTTATCTTGCCGTTAATCAAGGAAGTGCCTATGATGCAGCATTTACTATTTTGGAATATAAAACCACGGTGAAAAATGCCAAAACATTTGGACTTGTTGGGAAGTGTGTTCTTTTTGATACAGGAGGAATTTCCATCAAGGGTTCTGCCAATCTGCACTATATGAAATCTGATATGGGTGGTGCAACAGCTGTTCTAGGCGCCTTGATCTATGCTGCAGAAATGAAACTTCCTGTTAATATCACCGCGATCCTTCCTATCACAGACAACGCTGTTTCTGAAAAAGCGTTACTCCCAAGTGATGTTATTACAGCTTACAATGGAAAAACGATTGAAGTTATTGATACTGATGCAGAAGGCCGATTGATTCTTGCAGACGGACTTTCTTATTTAGCAAAAAACTATAAAACAGATTTCCTTATTGATCTCGCAACTTTAACAGGAAGTTCAGTAAGAATGTTTGGCGATACTTGTGGAGCAATGTTTTCTAATAATGAAGAATTGAAAAATCTTTTAATAAAAACCGGAGATCAAACCAATCAAAGGCTTTGGAATCTTCCTTTATGGGATATTTGGAAAGACGATATTCAGTCTGATGTAGCCGACTTAAAAAACATCTCTATGAAACCTGTTGGAGACTGTATTATTGCCGCTAAATTTCTAGAGCAATTCACTGAGAACCACCCTAAATGGGCACATTTAGACATCGCAGGAGTTGCCTTTGGAAATGTAGGATATGCTAAGGAAAAAGCAGCTACTGGTTTTGGTGTTCAACTATTGTCGGATTTAATCGAAAATTATCACTAA
- a CDS encoding carboxylate-amine ligase, whose protein sequence is MHHQFTIGIEEEYQIIDVESRDLISHVSKIIEGGKAVLSENLKHEMHESMIEMETGICQNIQEARAELTNLRRHLINTAHEQGLRVSGGGTHPFSHWSDNSITQGERYIKIVDDMGDVARENLIFGLHVHIGIPNREEGVRIQNVMRYFLPHVYALSTNSPFWIGRYTGFKSYRQEIFVKFPRTGIPSYFNSLAEFDSYVDLLVKTGTIDNAKKIWWDLRVHPFYPTIEFRICDMPLRIDETVCLAAIMQSLVAKIYKLHQQNLSFRSYRRLLLNENKWRASKSGIESHLIDFGKEESVPYPILLKELLEFIDDVVDDLGCRHEVEYAWKILENGTGADRQLQIFKETGDLTKVVDYMISETEYGITHGETAS, encoded by the coding sequence ATGCATCATCAGTTTACTATTGGAATCGAAGAAGAATATCAGATTATTGATGTTGAAAGCAGGGATCTGATTTCTCATGTATCAAAAATCATCGAAGGTGGAAAGGCGGTATTAAGTGAAAATCTAAAGCACGAAATGCACGAATCCATGATTGAGATGGAGACTGGAATCTGTCAAAATATCCAGGAAGCCAGAGCAGAATTAACGAATTTGAGAAGACATTTGATCAATACTGCCCACGAACAGGGATTACGTGTTTCCGGAGGCGGAACCCATCCTTTTTCTCATTGGTCTGACAATAGTATCACCCAAGGGGAAAGATACATCAAAATCGTAGATGATATGGGCGATGTTGCCCGTGAAAATCTGATTTTTGGGCTTCACGTACATATTGGAATCCCTAATCGTGAAGAAGGAGTAAGAATTCAGAATGTAATGCGTTATTTTCTGCCTCACGTTTATGCTTTATCTACCAATTCTCCATTCTGGATTGGAAGATATACAGGGTTTAAATCCTACAGACAGGAAATTTTCGTTAAATTTCCGAGAACCGGTATTCCAAGTTACTTCAACTCTTTAGCTGAATTTGACAGCTATGTTGATCTTCTGGTAAAAACAGGAACCATTGACAATGCCAAGAAAATATGGTGGGACTTAAGGGTTCACCCGTTCTACCCTACCATTGAGTTCAGGATCTGTGATATGCCATTAAGAATTGATGAAACAGTATGTCTTGCAGCCATTATGCAGAGTTTAGTGGCCAAAATTTATAAACTTCACCAACAAAATCTAAGCTTCAGAAGCTACAGAAGACTCTTGTTGAACGAAAATAAATGGCGTGCTTCAAAAAGTGGCATCGAATCTCATCTGATTGACTTTGGAAAAGAAGAATCTGTTCCTTATCCTATCTTATTAAAAGAATTACTGGAGTTTATAGATGATGTAGTAGACGATTTAGGATGCCGTCATGAGGTAGAATACGCATGGAAAATTTTGGAAAACGGAACCGGCGCAGACAGACAACTCCAGATATTCAAGGAAACCGGCGATCTTACTAAGGTTGTGGATTATATGATTTCGGAAACAGAGTATGGCATAACACATGGCGAGACTGCTTCATAA